From the Leptospira sp. WS60.C2 genome, one window contains:
- a CDS encoding helix-turn-helix domain-containing protein, translating into MVSKVEQSSDGLDPLISESGDYITDVVKENLKLIRHTKGFSLDKLANRCGVSRAMLSQIEQGKSVPTISVLWKIANGLNVPFSELLKEKNQDGIHILKAENSKVLYSNSKVFASRALFPFLGNRKTEFYELILKPGGHEVAEPHKTGTTENLVVVSGKLRLRVGEKVVELEPKDSVFFKADVSHEYSNPTDQETLMYLVMDYTDEIG; encoded by the coding sequence ATGGTTAGCAAAGTAGAACAAAGTAGTGACGGATTAGATCCATTAATTTCAGAATCGGGCGACTATATAACAGACGTTGTCAAAGAAAACCTGAAACTGATTCGCCACACGAAAGGATTCTCTTTGGATAAATTGGCAAACCGATGTGGGGTGAGCCGAGCGATGTTGTCCCAAATCGAACAAGGGAAATCCGTTCCAACCATTTCTGTTTTATGGAAAATTGCCAATGGGCTCAATGTTCCTTTCTCTGAACTTTTAAAAGAGAAAAACCAAGACGGAATCCATATCCTCAAAGCGGAAAACTCAAAAGTTTTGTATTCTAATTCCAAAGTATTTGCAAGCCGTGCCCTTTTTCCATTTCTCGGGAATCGTAAAACCGAATTTTACGAACTCATTTTAAAACCAGGTGGACACGAAGTGGCAGAACCTCACAAAACGGGAACCACAGAAAATCTCGTAGTGGTTTCTGGAAAACTTCGTTTGCGTGTGGGAGAAAAAGTGGTCGAACTCGAACCAAAGGATTCCGTTTTCTTTAAGGCAGATGTTTCGCATGAATATTCAAATCCAACAGACCAAGAAACCTTGATGTATTTGGTAATGGATTATACGGATGAAATAGGTTAA
- a CDS encoding 16S rRNA (cytidine(1402)-2'-O)-methyltransferase, whose protein sequence is MNRLYLVSNSIGNDLDIPPRTKQLLEEADWILGEEQRTTSTLLKKLGISKPFDLLNEHTSRSEMDEIGMKLAMTKRTCLISDSGSPGLEDPGKWLVPLAWEMGVEVRSAPGPTALVSALTSSGFATSPFLFLGFLPREEKDRERTLKQYLGLGITLAFYETPYRAKHCLETLAKILPNDRRLFLALGISFAHETSYRGTAKDVQKKFPQGMKLPPVFVIEEKKERPKR, encoded by the coding sequence ATGAACCGATTGTATTTAGTGTCCAATTCGATTGGAAACGACTTAGATATTCCTCCTCGCACCAAACAATTGCTAGAAGAGGCAGATTGGATTTTAGGGGAAGAACAAAGAACGACTTCTACCTTACTGAAAAAACTCGGAATCTCAAAACCCTTTGACCTTCTAAACGAACATACTTCAAGAAGTGAGATGGATGAGATCGGAATGAAATTGGCGATGACCAAACGGACATGCCTCATTTCCGATTCAGGAAGTCCTGGTCTAGAAGATCCAGGAAAGTGGCTTGTCCCTTTGGCTTGGGAGATGGGTGTGGAAGTGAGATCAGCACCAGGTCCCACTGCGCTTGTTTCTGCGCTCACTAGTTCTGGATTTGCGACCTCTCCTTTTTTATTTCTCGGATTTTTACCGAGAGAGGAAAAAGATAGGGAAAGAACGTTAAAACAATACTTGGGTCTTGGCATCACTCTTGCCTTTTATGAAACACCTTACCGGGCCAAACATTGTCTAGAAACTCTCGCTAAAATTTTACCAAACGATAGGCGCCTCTTTTTGGCTCTTGGGATTAGTTTTGCACACGAAACATCCTACCGCGGAACCGCCAAAGACGTGCAAAAGAAGTTTCCGCAAGGAATGAAACTTCCTCCTGTGTTTGTCATTGAAGAGAAAAAAGAAAGACCCAAACGATAG
- a CDS encoding HAD family hydrolase — MTNLTKNSWTDEIYDRLTTLIPKKTGIVCFDFDNTLIRNDFGEKIMDQLIMEGLEYLPKDLSYFFRDQKLWKDHTKLSLAEKEHLVWEEYAYQLKEFGIESGYRWTSFLFQGMSKETYYEVSRRAWQRVYQPEEETGVFPQLEMKDLISYLNHHNWQVYIVTASPEPGIAAIAHHFPVKESHVIGMRQVLGEDGNYTHKLIEPYTYGEGKVKAIEERIGTNPDLVFGDSFNDYPMLCKAKEFGVAIDKGDPEFVKACKSKGILIQPYFDFPIVTK; from the coding sequence GTGACTAACCTGACAAAGAATAGTTGGACGGATGAGATTTATGATCGTCTGACAACTCTCATCCCCAAAAAAACAGGCATCGTCTGTTTCGATTTTGATAACACTCTGATACGTAATGACTTTGGCGAAAAGATAATGGACCAACTCATTATGGAAGGTCTAGAATATTTGCCAAAAGACCTTTCCTACTTTTTTCGCGACCAAAAACTTTGGAAAGACCATACCAAATTGAGTTTGGCCGAAAAAGAACATTTGGTTTGGGAAGAATATGCATACCAATTGAAAGAATTTGGAATTGAATCTGGATATAGATGGACTTCTTTTCTTTTCCAAGGTATGTCAAAAGAAACTTACTACGAAGTCTCTCGCCGTGCTTGGCAACGAGTGTACCAGCCAGAAGAAGAAACTGGTGTGTTTCCACAATTGGAAATGAAAGATCTGATCTCTTATTTGAACCACCACAATTGGCAAGTGTACATTGTCACAGCCTCTCCTGAACCAGGAATTGCTGCGATTGCGCACCATTTCCCTGTGAAAGAATCTCATGTGATAGGCATGAGACAAGTATTAGGTGAAGATGGAAACTACACACACAAACTTATTGAACCGTATACTTACGGAGAGGGAAAAGTAAAAGCAATCGAAGAAAGAATTGGAACAAATCCTGATTTGGTATTTGGAGATTCCTTTAATGATTATCCGATGTTATGCAAAGCGAAGGAATTTGGTGTCGCGATTGACAAAGGAGATCCGGAGTTTGTTAAAGCATGCAAATCGAAAGGAATCCTCATTCAACCCTACTTTGACTTCCCGATTGTAACAAAATGA
- a CDS encoding M23 family metallopeptidase: MKRNRSYYIILVLILFVVTYSAYAAYQKQKNGPVFLDNHVFQRYNDQWGLWVDLNMEKKSLLEKAAEFGVLANEVMEINHLTEAELKRLKRSIFFPYSAEYMRNLQEKELFRETIESPIDQFIWPVLPNNKSRISSRIGRRWNTWHTGLDIAIPKNSIVLAAADGVVEEAGRGGDYGLYVKLYHHDMNHFHTVYGHNQELLVKPGDVVKKGQIIAFSGNTGKSTGPHVHFEVRFHNVYLNPENFLTPYEEGVATNLVGFAD; this comes from the coding sequence ATGAAGCGAAACCGCAGTTACTATATCATACTGGTTCTAATCCTTTTTGTCGTGACCTACTCGGCCTATGCGGCATACCAAAAACAAAAAAACGGTCCTGTTTTTTTGGACAACCATGTCTTCCAACGTTACAACGACCAATGGGGACTTTGGGTGGATCTAAACATGGAGAAAAAAAGCCTCCTGGAAAAGGCAGCTGAGTTCGGTGTACTTGCCAATGAAGTGATGGAGATCAACCACCTCACGGAAGCAGAACTCAAGCGACTCAAACGTTCTATTTTTTTCCCTTACTCTGCAGAATACATGCGAAACCTACAAGAAAAGGAACTCTTTCGCGAAACGATCGAATCACCTATCGACCAATTCATTTGGCCTGTGCTCCCAAACAACAAATCCCGAATCTCGTCTCGGATCGGAAGAAGATGGAACACATGGCATACAGGACTCGACATTGCCATTCCCAAAAATTCCATCGTTCTTGCGGCGGCAGATGGTGTAGTAGAAGAAGCAGGGAGAGGTGGAGATTACGGACTGTATGTAAAACTCTATCACCATGACATGAACCATTTTCATACTGTATATGGTCACAACCAAGAGTTACTCGTAAAACCAGGAGATGTTGTCAAAAAAGGACAAATCATCGCTTTCTCTGGAAACACGGGTAAGTCCACTGGTCCACATGTGCACTTCGAGGTGAGATTCCATAATGTGTATTTGAATCCAGAAAACTTTCTCACTCCTTATGAAGAAGGTGTTGCCACAAACCTAGTTGGATTTGCAGACTAA
- a CDS encoding sterol desaturase family protein, translated as MFENFTPPPIVTFAIPVFFLLIGIEVYIGYRKNKDLYRLNDSIADLSTGIISQIWGLFQKGVGLFAYFYIYEHFRIYEFAMNNPWAWVLCIVGQDFCYYWSHRLAHEVNFLWAGHVIHHHSEEYNLVVALRQTGLGGLFSWIFYVPLALFGFHPWMYLASGQINLIYQFWVHTKAVGKIGKIGEYILSTPSHHRVHHAINPIYIDKNHGGIFIIFDRMFGTFQEETEPCVYGTVKPLRSFNPVYANFHYYWELVKQAFAAEYFMDKIRVFFKPPGWYPRQGDKPAGFLPIPEVSPETFQKYDPKPTSEVKTYTTSWFVLVLLLAFAFLLFVAKFSLVSQILVTIWVTLSLVAINALIENKSWAGAMEITRLLFGFLVLGYFDVGWEYYAIGIVCLLVAGIYLYRTGQQKTQAV; from the coding sequence ATGTTTGAGAATTTCACACCTCCTCCCATTGTGACCTTCGCCATTCCCGTTTTTTTCCTTTTGATTGGCATAGAAGTTTACATTGGTTACCGGAAAAACAAAGATCTTTATCGTTTGAATGATTCGATTGCCGACTTAAGCACAGGCATTATCTCCCAAATCTGGGGTCTTTTCCAGAAGGGTGTCGGGCTTTTCGCTTACTTTTATATCTACGAGCACTTCCGTATCTATGAATTTGCCATGAACAATCCTTGGGCATGGGTGCTTTGTATCGTCGGCCAAGACTTTTGTTACTACTGGTCTCACCGGTTAGCACATGAAGTGAATTTCCTTTGGGCGGGCCATGTCATCCACCACCACAGTGAAGAATACAACTTAGTGGTTGCCTTACGACAAACGGGCCTTGGTGGACTTTTCTCTTGGATTTTTTATGTGCCACTCGCCCTCTTTGGCTTTCATCCTTGGATGTATCTTGCCAGCGGACAAATCAACTTAATCTACCAATTTTGGGTGCACACGAAAGCTGTGGGTAAAATTGGAAAGATTGGGGAATACATTTTGTCTACCCCGTCTCACCATAGAGTCCACCATGCCATCAATCCAATCTACATTGATAAAAACCACGGTGGAATTTTTATCATCTTCGATCGTATGTTTGGAACCTTCCAAGAAGAAACAGAACCATGTGTATATGGAACAGTAAAGCCGCTTCGCAGTTTCAACCCAGTGTATGCAAATTTTCACTACTATTGGGAACTCGTAAAACAAGCCTTTGCCGCTGAGTATTTTATGGATAAAATCCGTGTCTTTTTCAAACCACCAGGCTGGTATCCAAGACAAGGTGACAAACCTGCCGGTTTTTTACCGATTCCAGAAGTCAGTCCTGAAACCTTCCAAAAGTATGATCCAAAACCAACTTCCGAGGTGAAAACCTACACAACGTCTTGGTTTGTGCTCGTTTTATTACTTGCGTTTGCGTTTTTACTTTTTGTTGCCAAGTTCAGTTTGGTTTCCCAAATCCTCGTGACCATCTGGGTGACTTTATCCCTTGTAGCAATCAATGCACTGATTGAAAACAAATCCTGGGCAGGTGCGATGGAAATCACACGCCTTCTCTTTGGATTTTTGGTTTTGGGATACTTTGATGTTGGTTGGGAGTATTATGCCATCGGCATCGTATGCCTCCTCGTAGCAGGGATTTATCTCTACCGTACGGGCCAACAAAAGACCCAAGCAGTTTAA
- the rsmA gene encoding 16S rRNA (adenine(1518)-N(6)/adenine(1519)-N(6))-dimethyltransferase RsmA: MKSPYSTISQIQAFFERKGIRAQKKFGQNFLIDGNMVDYIINAAKPLFSERDITLAEIGIGLGTLTYPILSLEIETDLFEIDFAYIQLAKEEILPIFPKAILHEGDALENLHHIFPKNVFIFGNLPYHLTTEIINTIMIQCRSFQGGIFMVQKEFAERLVKETSSLSVFLSAFCEIKYLKTVHKNCFFPIPKIHSALILLAPKDPKTRDHWTPQSSQEVEIWSRMLRTLFWGKRKQIQVSLRESPFSEDPPFREALGKALLLSEIPPTKRPEELNNKQFLTLGQHLLDVLTK; the protein is encoded by the coding sequence TTGAAATCCCCTTATTCCACAATCTCACAAATCCAGGCCTTCTTTGAAAGAAAAGGGATTCGTGCCCAAAAAAAGTTTGGTCAGAATTTCCTCATTGATGGGAATATGGTGGATTATATCATCAATGCCGCAAAACCTCTGTTTAGCGAAAGAGACATTACACTCGCAGAAATTGGAATCGGTCTTGGGACGTTAACCTATCCTATCTTAAGTTTAGAAATAGAAACTGACCTATTTGAAATCGACTTCGCTTACATCCAATTGGCAAAAGAAGAAATTTTGCCCATCTTTCCCAAAGCAATTCTGCATGAAGGTGATGCTTTAGAAAACCTACATCATATCTTTCCCAAAAACGTATTTATCTTTGGAAACCTTCCTTACCACCTAACGACTGAGATCATCAATACAATCATGATCCAATGTCGATCGTTCCAAGGTGGAATCTTTATGGTGCAAAAAGAATTTGCAGAAAGGCTCGTCAAAGAGACATCCTCTCTCTCAGTCTTCTTGTCTGCTTTTTGCGAAATCAAATACCTAAAAACAGTGCATAAAAATTGCTTTTTTCCCATTCCCAAAATTCACTCTGCATTGATTTTACTGGCACCTAAAGATCCGAAAACAAGAGATCATTGGACACCCCAATCATCCCAAGAGGTGGAAATCTGGTCTCGGATGTTACGAACTCTCTTTTGGGGGAAACGAAAACAAATCCAGGTCAGTTTGCGGGAATCTCCCTTTTCTGAGGATCCTCCGTTTCGAGAGGCTTTGGGGAAGGCACTCCTTCTTTCGGAAATTCCGCCAACCAAACGTCCAGAAGAATTGAACAACAAACAATTTCTGACGCTTGGTCAACATTTGCTTGACGTTTTGACAAAATGA
- a CDS encoding ComEC/Rec2 family competence protein, with translation MKNPSKLLPHSNFGWFCFGICGAALGLKCGTELQGIYFLLFCLSIFLLCYLFLFPPILTKPIESNLKWISFGILLFLFFANTNQITNHRQPKPFFRQFLVQELKKSPLSPIETRIVMGLLSGSTKEIPKDFKEMAKESGILHLFAASGLHLGIFIGSIQCLGNLIFTKHRWISILLSLCLSFLYLYLLNFPVSFVRAYLFAFFTLVSSLFYRKMIVSDLLFISSGVIAFFFFSDFLSIGFLLSFSAVFGIFYLKPILDQLFLPNSRSLLKENFTLTIVCSLCSFPVLVFYFHSFSYGGIWINYCLVPFAGILLPSLYVTLASISFLPNTMGVYIYDWIWTPASYLLSIFLKLFQCLSHYQRGYKLWNLEEPILFFVILSLFLICLLLYIHRTKRKPKQLWNYIICGFFFFFFPFTYWFPNDPTANNPIQMGKGYFTITSENQFYLFGNCPPYKRLEIPKGNVPITKILFESESCLQNALRLQKKENISQLVWNDRLNSNFGKVLGKEELQIQSSHRLGTDLTPFVSLFRFDGNPKHISSLLRSLKETETNKAKTHWRGILVLDFPPWKKKEAKDWITYQKLLGISNAWKILIVEDHFEIPLFHNLTNPGLL, from the coding sequence GTGAAGAATCCATCAAAACTTCTGCCACATTCTAACTTCGGTTGGTTTTGTTTTGGGATTTGTGGCGCAGCACTTGGATTGAAATGTGGAACAGAACTCCAAGGAATCTATTTTCTCCTCTTTTGTTTATCCATTTTTTTGTTATGTTATCTCTTTCTTTTTCCCCCCATCCTCACAAAACCAATTGAATCCAATCTCAAATGGATATCTTTTGGAATTTTACTCTTTTTGTTTTTTGCAAATACAAACCAAATCACAAACCATAGACAACCAAAACCTTTCTTTCGCCAATTCTTAGTCCAGGAATTAAAGAAGTCACCGCTCTCTCCCATCGAAACTCGGATTGTGATGGGACTGCTTTCAGGTTCTACGAAAGAAATTCCGAAAGATTTTAAGGAAATGGCAAAGGAGTCAGGGATCTTACACTTGTTTGCGGCCTCCGGTCTCCATTTAGGAATTTTTATCGGATCCATCCAATGTTTAGGAAATTTGATTTTTACCAAACACCGATGGATCTCGATTCTTCTTTCGTTGTGTTTATCTTTTTTGTATCTCTATCTTCTTAATTTTCCTGTTTCCTTTGTCAGAGCCTATCTCTTTGCTTTTTTCACTTTGGTATCTTCTTTATTTTATCGAAAAATGATCGTGAGCGACTTACTTTTCATTTCTTCTGGAGTGATTGCATTCTTTTTCTTTTCTGATTTTTTAAGCATTGGTTTTTTACTCTCCTTCAGTGCTGTTTTTGGAATCTTTTATTTGAAACCGATTTTAGATCAGTTGTTCTTACCAAACTCCCGATCTCTTTTGAAAGAGAATTTCACTCTCACCATTGTTTGTTCGCTTTGTAGTTTTCCTGTTTTAGTTTTTTATTTTCATTCATTTTCTTATGGAGGAATATGGATTAATTATTGTTTGGTTCCTTTTGCAGGAATTTTACTTCCTAGTTTGTATGTGACATTGGCTTCCATTTCGTTTCTTCCCAATACTATGGGAGTCTATATTTATGATTGGATATGGACGCCTGCAAGTTATCTTCTTTCTATATTTCTAAAACTCTTCCAATGTTTATCCCATTACCAGAGAGGATATAAACTTTGGAATCTCGAGGAACCGATCCTTTTTTTCGTTATACTTTCTCTATTTCTCATTTGTCTTCTCTTGTACATACACAGAACCAAGAGAAAACCAAAACAGTTATGGAACTACATTATTTGCGGGTTTTTCTTCTTCTTTTTCCCGTTTACCTACTGGTTCCCTAATGACCCAACTGCCAACAATCCAATCCAGATGGGAAAAGGATATTTTACGATCACTAGTGAGAATCAATTTTATCTCTTTGGGAATTGCCCTCCTTACAAACGATTGGAAATTCCAAAAGGGAACGTACCCATCACAAAGATTTTATTCGAATCCGAGTCCTGTTTACAAAATGCATTAAGACTCCAAAAAAAAGAAAACATTTCCCAATTGGTTTGGAACGATCGACTCAATTCAAATTTTGGGAAGGTACTGGGAAAAGAGGAACTCCAAATCCAATCCTCACACCGATTGGGAACGGATCTCACTCCATTTGTCTCTTTATTTCGTTTTGATGGAAATCCTAAACACATATCTAGTTTACTTCGCTCCTTAAAAGAGACAGAAACAAACAAAGCAAAAACTCATTGGAGAGGAATCCTTGTTCTCGACTTTCCACCTTGGAAAAAAAAGGAAGCGAAAGATTGGATCACCTATCAAAAACTACTTGGGATTTCTAACGCCTGGAAAATCCTCATCGTTGAGGATCATTTTGAAATCCCCTTATTCCACAATCTCACAAATCCAGGCCTTCTTTGA
- the trpS gene encoding tryptophan--tRNA ligase, producing the protein MRVLTGLQPSGKLHLGNYFSAIKKILDYQSKEELFLFIANLHALTTFRSKEELKDYTIGCAIDLLALGVDPEKTVFWVQSDVPEVTELTWYLSQSITVSQLQLAHSFKDKVAKGFVPGAGLFTYPILMASDILLFSAEKVPVGKDQKQHLEFARDIAEKFNSQFGSVLTIPEPDIDENTATVPGVDGAKMSKSYNNTIDFFGTEKEIKKKVMSIVSDSKSIEEPKDPDASMIFQIHSLFLSESEKETQRQKYKQGGFGYGDLKKDLLESILSHFAPFRKKREELAQNLDYVHSILSKGKEKAKIVAEKKLNEVRQTLGIYPF; encoded by the coding sequence TTGAGAGTCCTCACTGGTTTACAACCATCCGGCAAATTGCATTTAGGAAATTATTTTTCAGCGATCAAAAAAATCTTAGACTACCAATCCAAAGAAGAACTGTTTTTGTTCATTGCCAACCTGCATGCACTCACTACCTTTCGTTCAAAAGAAGAACTAAAAGACTATACGATTGGTTGTGCGATCGACTTACTTGCGCTAGGCGTAGATCCAGAAAAAACTGTTTTTTGGGTACAAAGTGACGTGCCAGAAGTCACAGAACTCACATGGTATTTATCACAATCCATTACTGTATCACAACTTCAGTTAGCCCATTCTTTTAAAGACAAAGTTGCGAAAGGATTTGTTCCAGGTGCCGGACTTTTTACTTATCCAATCCTTATGGCAAGTGACATCTTACTTTTTTCAGCAGAAAAAGTTCCCGTCGGAAAAGACCAAAAACAACATTTAGAATTTGCTAGGGACATTGCGGAAAAATTCAACTCACAATTTGGATCTGTTTTAACAATTCCCGAACCAGACATAGATGAAAACACAGCAACTGTTCCTGGTGTTGATGGTGCGAAGATGTCAAAATCGTATAACAATACGATTGATTTTTTTGGAACAGAAAAAGAGATCAAAAAGAAAGTGATGTCGATTGTAAGTGATTCCAAATCCATCGAAGAACCGAAAGATCCGGATGCATCTATGATTTTCCAAATCCATTCCCTATTTTTGTCTGAAAGTGAAAAAGAGACCCAAAGACAAAAATACAAACAAGGTGGCTTTGGATATGGCGATTTAAAAAAAGACCTTTTGGAATCTATCCTTTCTCATTTTGCTCCTTTCCGTAAAAAAAGAGAAGAATTGGCACAAAACTTAGATTATGTGCATTCGATTTTATCAAAAGGAAAGGAAAAAGCAAAGATTGTTGCGGAAAAGAAATTAAACGAAGTCAGACAAACCTTAGGCATCTATCCTTTTTAA
- a CDS encoding outer membrane lipoprotein carrier protein LolA: protein MRNFLLKFQIVLLFSVQLSSLWAEDGRDRLNAVIGKMNSLESFRASVTLNGGLSGVVSYKSPNQLHVRFSDGRIISSNGRILWFYNPDSSIAGKQDLKGVSGGLGGLLSGYETVTVSGRTFRLTSNTKRYNEIILVVSENDLPRVLKMKRSDEEITEIAFSGIATNIGLGTALFNFQPPTSSQIVENPLNQKE, encoded by the coding sequence TTGAGAAATTTCCTTCTCAAATTCCAGATCGTTCTCTTATTCTCTGTCCAATTGAGTTCTCTTTGGGCAGAGGATGGACGAGACCGTCTTAATGCCGTGATCGGCAAAATGAACTCTCTCGAAAGTTTTCGAGCTTCCGTTACTCTGAATGGAGGTCTTTCTGGAGTCGTTTCCTACAAAAGTCCAAACCAACTCCATGTCCGTTTTAGTGATGGAAGAATTATCTCTTCTAATGGTCGGATTTTATGGTTTTATAATCCAGATTCATCCATTGCCGGAAAACAAGACTTAAAAGGTGTCTCTGGTGGCCTTGGAGGCTTATTGTCTGGTTACGAAACGGTAACCGTAAGTGGACGAACCTTTCGCCTCACCTCGAATACCAAACGTTATAATGAAATTATTTTGGTCGTCTCCGAAAACGACCTACCCCGTGTTCTCAAAATGAAACGTTCCGACGAAGAAATCACAGAAATTGCTTTTTCTGGAATTGCGACCAATATTGGTCTTGGAACTGCACTTTTTAACTTTCAACCACCCACAAGCTCACAGATTGTTGAGAATCCTCTCAACCAAAAGGAGTAA
- a CDS encoding electron transfer flavoprotein subunit alpha/FixB family protein — protein MADVLVVGELKNGELKKISKELTSAARKIADAIGGKVHTLLITDNVDSFAGDLKAVGADAVIGANLGEFSPEGYANGIFAVIQEKKPAVVLMPHSAQGKEYSARVAIKANAGIVADAVGLSVDGGKVVAKKPIYSGKAYANFKVSSDIQMFTVRANSQEVTPKEGAGAVEKSGASAGEVRTKSLSKDLSGGNKVQLADASIIVSGGRGIKGPENWPIIQDLADTLGAALGASRATVDAGWISHSHQVGQTGKTVSPNCYIACGISGAIQHLAGMGSSKYIVAINKDGDAPIFKVATYGVVADLFEVVPALTSEFKKVLG, from the coding sequence ATGGCTGATGTTTTAGTAGTTGGTGAATTAAAAAACGGCGAACTTAAAAAAATCTCAAAAGAACTTACCTCTGCAGCTCGTAAAATTGCGGATGCAATCGGTGGTAAAGTTCACACTCTTCTCATCACTGACAACGTTGACTCGTTTGCAGGTGATTTGAAAGCAGTTGGTGCTGATGCTGTGATCGGAGCTAACCTTGGTGAATTCTCACCTGAAGGTTATGCAAACGGTATTTTTGCCGTGATCCAAGAGAAAAAACCAGCAGTGGTTCTTATGCCACACTCTGCTCAAGGAAAAGAATACTCTGCAAGAGTCGCGATCAAAGCAAATGCTGGAATCGTTGCGGATGCAGTGGGCCTTTCTGTTGACGGTGGTAAAGTGGTAGCGAAAAAACCAATTTACTCTGGTAAAGCGTATGCGAACTTCAAAGTGTCTTCTGACATCCAAATGTTCACTGTGCGTGCCAACTCACAAGAAGTAACTCCAAAAGAAGGAGCAGGTGCGGTTGAAAAATCTGGCGCTTCTGCTGGTGAAGTGAGAACAAAATCACTTTCCAAAGATCTTTCTGGTGGAAACAAAGTGCAGTTAGCGGATGCTTCTATCATCGTATCTGGTGGTCGAGGAATCAAAGGACCAGAAAACTGGCCTATCATCCAAGACTTAGCAGACACACTCGGTGCAGCACTTGGTGCTTCCCGTGCAACCGTAGATGCAGGATGGATTTCTCACTCTCACCAAGTAGGACAAACTGGAAAAACTGTCTCCCCTAACTGTTACATTGCTTGCGGAATTTCCGGAGCCATCCAACACTTAGCGGGTATGGGATCTTCCAAATACATCGTTGCGATCAACAAAGACGGAGATGCTCCGATTTTCAAAGTTGCAACATATGGTGTTGTCGCTGATTTGTTTGAAGTAGTGCCTGCGCTCACTTCTGAATTCAAAAAAGTATTGGGTTAA
- a CDS encoding electron transfer flavoprotein subunit beta/FixA family protein, with protein MKIVVLVKQVPDTETNIKVGDKSINEAGVKWIISPYDEFAIEEGIRIREKSGGEVIAVSLGPDRVVEALRTAYAMGVDRAVHVKVDDYVTFDSTYTSELLANFIKAENADVIIGGRQSIDTDSSQVVVQIAERLNVPHVAMALKLEFDGKKVTATREIEGGTEVVETSAPLAVTAQKGLNEPRYPSLKGIMSAKKKPVDVKKPEELGATGSKLEVVSLEPPPPRIAGRKLEAADAQGFASQLVKALREEAKVI; from the coding sequence ATGAAAATTGTTGTTCTAGTAAAGCAGGTTCCGGATACGGAAACCAATATCAAGGTCGGTGACAAATCGATCAACGAAGCTGGCGTAAAATGGATCATCTCTCCTTATGATGAATTTGCAATCGAAGAGGGAATCAGAATTCGTGAAAAAAGCGGTGGAGAAGTCATCGCAGTGTCCCTCGGCCCAGACCGTGTCGTAGAAGCACTTCGCACTGCCTACGCTATGGGTGTGGACAGAGCCGTTCATGTAAAAGTGGATGACTATGTAACTTTTGACTCTACATACACTTCCGAACTTCTCGCTAATTTCATCAAAGCAGAAAATGCAGATGTAATCATTGGTGGACGCCAATCCATCGATACCGACAGCTCACAAGTAGTGGTGCAAATTGCTGAGAGACTTAATGTTCCTCACGTAGCTATGGCACTCAAACTCGAGTTTGATGGTAAAAAAGTGACTGCAACTCGCGAAATCGAAGGTGGAACTGAAGTGGTTGAAACTTCTGCCCCTCTTGCTGTGACTGCACAAAAAGGTTTGAACGAACCAAGATACCCAAGTTTAAAAGGAATCATGTCTGCGAAGAAAAAACCAGTAGATGTGAAAAAACCAGAAGAACTCGGAGCAACTGGATCCAAACTCGAAGTTGTATCTCTCGAGCCACCTCCTCCACGTATCGCTGGTCGAAAACTGGAAGCAGCAGATGCACAAGGTTTTGCATCTCAACTTGTAAAAGCTCTTCGCGAAGAAGCGAAGGTCATCTAA